A window of Streptomyces sp. NBC_01689 genomic DNA:
AGGCCGCCGGGCTCGACCCGGCGGCACCCGGCTCGATCGGGCTCCTGGAGGCGCACGGCACCGCGACCCCGGCCGGCGACGGCACCGAACTCGCCACCCTCGCCGAGGTGTTCGGCCCGCCCCCGGACGAGCGGGCCGCCCCGGGACCGACCGGGGAGGCGCCCGCCGCCGGACCGTCCGCCGTCATCGGCTCGGTGAAGTCGATGATCGGGCACACCATGCCCGCCGCGGGGATCGCCGGGCTGATCAAGGCCGCGCTCGCCGTCCACCACGGGGTGCTGCCGCCGACCCTGCACTGCGACGCACCGCACCCGGCGCTGGCCCGCACCCGGTTCGCGCCCATCGGCGCCGCCCGCCCCTGGCGGACGGACGACCGGCAGCCGGTGCGCCGGGCCGCGGTCAACGCCTTCGGCTTCGGCGGCATCAACGCGCACGTGGTGCTCGAACAGGCGGCGGTCCGCGGGACGGGACCGGCCTTGGAGGTCCACGAGCCGGAACGGGTACTGCGGCTGACCGCGCCGACACCGGCGGCGATGGCCGCGCTGCTCGACCGGTCCGACTCCGCGCTGCTCGCCCTCGGTCTCGACGAGCGGGCCGCCGCGCCCGGCGCCGATCCGGTGCGGCTCGCCGTGGTCGGGCCCACCGCGAAGCGGCTGGCACTGGCCCGCAAGGCGGTCGCCAAGGGCAAGGGCTGGCGGGGCCGCAACGACGTGTGGTTCGCGCCCCGGCCGCTGCTGGGCCCGGGCGGCGGCCGGCTCGCGTTCGTCTTCCCCGGCCTGGAGGCCGAGTTCGTGCCCAACTCCGGTGACATCGCCGCCCACTTCGGACTTCCCTGGTCCGCCGCCGTCACCGACGCGACGGTCGGGCACGTGGGCCGGCAGGGCACCGGGGTCTTCGAGCTCGGGCGGCTCCTGGACGCGGCGCTGCGCCGGCTCGGTGTGGTGCCGGACGCCCTCGCCGGGCACAGCCTGGGCGAGTGGACCGCGATGGCCGTCGCCGGGATCCATCCGCCCGACGAGGTCGACGCCTTCCTCGACGGTTTCGACCCGGACGCCCTCACCGTGCCCGGGCTGGCGTTCGCCGCGATCGGCGCCCCCGCCGGTCAGGTGCTCGCGGAACTGGCCGGCCGTACGGATGTGGTGCTCTCGCACGACAACGCCCCCAACCAGTCGATGATCTGCGGCCCGGAACCCGCCGTCGCGGCGCTCGTCGGCGTCTTCCGCTCCCGGGCGGTGGTCTCGCAGATCCTGCCGTTCCGCTCCGGGTTCCACACCCCGATGCTGGAGCCCTACCTCGACCCGATCAGGAAGGCGTCCGAGGCTTACACCCTGCGCCCGGCCGCGCTGCCGCTGTGGTCGGCGACGACCGTCGCCCCGTACCCGGACGAACCGGCCGCGATCCGCGAGCTGTTCGTCCGCCACCTGCTCGAACCGGTCCGCTTCCGGCCGCTGGTGGACACCATGTACGCGGCGGGCTTCCGCGCCTTCGTCCAGCTCGGTGCCGGACAGCTCGGCTCCCTCATCGCCGACACCCTGCACGGGCGCGACCATCTGGTGGTCCCCGCGCACTCCCCGCACCGCTCGGGTCTGTCCCAACTCCACCGGGTGGTCAGCGCGTTGTGGGCGGAGGGCGCGACGCCCGATCTCGCCCCGCTGCTCGGCGGGCCGCCGGAGGCCGTCCCCGCACCGGCCCGCACCGGCCGGCGGCCGGCGCGGCCGGTACGACTGGACCTCGGCGGTGCGAACGTCTCACTGGACGCGGCGACCCGCGACCGGGTGGCCGCCGCGCTGGCCCGGCACCACACCCCGGCCGCGACGCCCGCGGAACTCGGCGCGCTGAACGAACACGGCGTGCTCGGGGCCGAGTTGTCGGCGCTGTTGCGGGACGCGACGGCGCTCGCCTCGGAGGTGGTGACGGCGGGCCGCGTGGCCCGGTACCCGTCCGCGTCGGCCGCCCGGGACGCCGGTGTCCCCGCCCCTCGTACGCCCGCCCCGCCCCCGGGACCGCGGCCGCTCGAAGCGACCCTGCACGTCTCCGTGGAGAGCATGCCGTACCTGCTGGACCACTGCTTCTTCCGGCAGCCCGCGCACGCCGACCCGGCCGACCGGTGGCCGGTGGTGCCCGGCACCACCGTGATCGCCCATCTCATGGAGTACGCCGAGCGGGCCGCGCCCGGCCGGCGCGCCGTCGCCGTCCACGACGTGCGGCTGCACCAGTGGATCACGGCCGTGCCGCCGGTCGACATCCCCGTACGGGTCGTCCCCGAGGGACCGGACCGGGTGGCCGCCTCGCTCGGCCCCTACGCCCAGGCCCGCGTCGAACTCGCCCCGGAACACGGACTGTTCCCTCCCGCGCGGCCCTGGACCTTTCCGGCGGCGGAGGAGGAGAGGCCCGAGCTCACCGCCGCCGAGCTCTACACCCGCCGCTGGATGTTCCACGGTCCCCTCTTCCAGGGCCTGGCCGAACTGACCGCGGTCGGGGACCGGCACGTACGCGGAGTGCTCGTCACTCCGCCCGCGCCCGGCGCCCTGCTGGACAACGTGGGACAGCTCCTCGGCTACTGGATCATGTCCCGACTGCCGGTGCGCACCACGGTGTTCCCGGTGGGCATGCGGGAGATCCGCTTCCACGGCCCGCATCCGGCCGCCGGCGAGCGGCTGGAGTGCCTCGTCCGGATCACCTCCGTCACCGACAGCGGCCTCGAAGCCGATATGCAGCTCGTCCACCGGGGCAGGGTGTGGGCCGAGTTCAGCGGCTGGCAGGACCGGCGCTTCGACAGCAACCCGTGGATCCGCGCGGTGGACCGGGAGCCCGAGCGGTACACGCTGTCACGGATGCGGCCCGGCGGCTGGGCCCTGCTCCACGAGGAGTGGCCCGATCTGGCCACCCGCGAGCTGATCATGCGGAACATTCTCGCGGGCGAGGAGCGCCGGCAGTACGGGGCGCACCCCCCGCGCGGCCGGCGGCAGTGGCTGCTCGGCCGGATCGCCGTCAAGGACGCGGTGCGTCACCTGCTCTGGGACCGGGGCGCGGGCCCCCTGTATCCCGCCGAGATCCGGGTGTCGAACGAGCCGAGCGGCCGGCCGCGGGTGAACGGCGGTTACGGCAGGACACTGCCCGCGCTGCACGTCTCGATCGCCCACCGCGGGACCACGGCCGTCGCGATGGCGAGGACCGACGGGCCCTGCGGGATCGACATCGAGGAAGTGACCGACCGCCCCGCCGCCACCCTCGCCGTCGCCCTCGGCGCCCGCGAGCGAGCGCTGCTCGGGACGCTCGTCCGGCGGACGGCGGCCGGTGCCGGGCGCGAGCACGACGCCGGAGGCGGGTGCGGGGGCGGCCACGGACCCGACACCCGGCACGAGGACGGACCCGGTGCCGGGCACGGCTCCGTCGCCGGGCAGGAGTCCGGTACCGGTTCCGCGTCCGGCGCGGAGCGGCTCTGGTTCACCCGTTTCTGGGCCGCCAAGGAGGCCGTCGCGAAGGCGCGCGGCACCGGACTCGGCGGCGAGCCCCAACGGTTCGAGGTCACCGCGGCGGACGACACCCGCCTGACCGTCCGCGTCGCGGGCGAGGACCACCGCGTACGGCACTGCGCGCTGACCGCCCCCCAGCCGTCGACAGGACCCGGCACCGAGTACGTCGTGGCCTGGACGGCCGTCAACGACCAGGAGAGCGAAGATGACCACTGACCTCGAAGGCCCCGGAACGGACCCCCGGTCGGCACCGGCACCGGCCCCGGACGCGGCGACCGTCCTCGCGGACCTCTCGGCCATCCTGCGCGTCGTACTGGAGGAGTACGGGCTCGACGACTTCGAGATCACCATGGAGACGTCCTTCCACGACGACCTGGAGCTGGAGAGCATCGACCTGGTCACGCTCTCCGCCCAGCTGCGCGAGTTCTACGGCGAGCGCGTCAACTTCGCCGCGTTCATCGCCGACCGCGGGCTGGAGGAGATCATCGGTCTGACCGTCGGTGATCTCGTCGGCCATGTGGTGGACACGCTCGCCGTCGCGGAGGTGCGCTGACCGTGACGACGCTCCGGGTGAACGGCATCGACGTCCACGTCCAGCGGCTGGGTCACGACCCCCGCGTCCCGCGTCCGGTCGTGGTGCTCATCCACGGCCTGCTCATCGACAGCCTCGCCAGCTACTACTTCAGCCTCGCGCCGCGGCTGGCCGAGGAGGGCATGGACGTCGTCATGTACGACCTGCGCGGCCACGGCAGGACCACCCGTCCGGCGACCGGCTACCGGATGGAGGACTTCGTGCGCGACCTCGACGAACTGCTCGACGCACTGGGGGTCGACGTCCCGGTGCGGCTGGTCGGCAACTCCTTCGGCGGTGCCGTCGCGTACGCCATGGCCGCCGCGCATCCCGGACGGGTCGCCGGGGTCGTCGCGATCGAGGCCGAACCGCCGGCCCGGGCCTGGGCGGACAACATGTACGAGGGCCTCGTCGGGGAGCAGGGCGGCCAGGTCGTCCGCGAGGTCACCGAGTGGCTGCGGGAGAACCCGGGCGAGCGCAACGCCCGGCCGTTCCGGGCGGCGGGCAGGGTGCTCGACGAGACCGCGCTGGCCCGGGAGATCCCGCTCAGCGCCCTCCTCGACGAGGACCTGTCCGCGATCCGCTGCCCGGTCCTCGCCGTCTTCGGCGGCGCGTCCCGGCTCAGCGCGCAGACCGGGACGCTGGAGGCCGCGCTCGCCGACTGCCGCACGGTCGTGCTGCCCGACCGCGGCCACTCGGTGCTGGTGGAGGCCACCGAGGAGACGTACGTCCTCGTCCGCGACTGGCTGCTGGACCAGCAGGCGCACACCCTGCGGGAGGCCCGGTAGATGGGCAGGTTCCTGTTCGTGGTGCCGCCGCTGGTCGGGCACGTGAACCCCGCCGTCGGCACCGCGGCGGCGCTCACGGCCCGCGGCCACGAGGTCGCCTGGGCCGGCCACCCGGATCTGGTCCGGAAGCTCGCGGGCGCCGACGCCGTCGTCCACCCGTGCGCGCTCCCCGGCGACGTGCCGCCCCGGCCCGCCGGTCTGAAGGGCCCCGCGGCCTTCCGTTTTCTCTGGGAGAGCTTCCTCGTCCCGCTGGCCGACGCCATGGCCCCCGGGGTGCGCGCGGCGATCGGCGGCTTCGACCCGGACGTCGTCGTCTGCGACCAGCAGGCGGTGGCGGGTGCGCTGGTCGCCGAGTCGCTCGGGCGGACCTGGGTGACGTCGGCGACCACCTCCGCCGAACTGGTCGATCCGCTGGCCGCCATGCCCAAGGTGGCCGCCTGGCTGGACGGGCTGCTCGCGGACCTGCGGGACCGGGTCGGGGGCGTCGAGGGCAGGGCCGACCCCCGGTTCTCGCCGTACGGCGTGCTCGCGTACACCACGCGCGCGCTGCTCGGTCCGGTCGGACTCCCGGACGGGGTCCGGCTGGTGGGTCCCTCCGTCACCGCCCGGCCGGCGGGCGACGACGACTTCCCCTGGGAGTGGCTGGACGCCTCGGCGCTGCCCACCGTCCTGGTCAGTCTCGGCACCGCCAACAACGAGGCCGGGGCCCGTTTCCTGAACGCGGCCGCGCGGGCGCTGGCTGCCCTGGGCGACCGGGTACGGACCGTCCTCGTCGACCCCGCCGGAGTCGTCGATCCCGGCGCGTTCGTGGGTTCCGGGGAACGCCAGGGTCCCGGGGGACACGGCGGGCCAAGCGGACTCGTCGGTCCCGGCGGACTCGTCGGTCCTCGCAGACCGGCCGGGGCCGGGGGCGGGCTTCCCGGGCATCTCCTCGTACGCCCGCACGTGCCCCAGCTCGCCCTGCTGGAGAGGATCGACGCGGTCGTCTGCCATGCCGGTCACAACACCGTGTGCGAGGCGCTGTGGCACGGTGTCCCGCTGGTCGTGGCACCGATCCGGGACGACCAGCCGATCGTCGCCGGCCAGGTCGTGGCGGCGGGTGCCGGGGTACGGCTGCGGTTCGGCAGGGCCGACGCCGCGAGGATCGGCGCCGCCGTGGAGGCGGTGCTCGACCCGGCGGGAGGTCACCGCAAAGCGGCCGAGGCCGTCGGGGAGTCCTTCCGGGCGGCGGGCGGCGGCGAGTCCGCCGCGGACCATCTCGTGTCCCTGGCGCACTCCCGCGGCTGACCGCCTGACGCCGCCGGCCGACTCGCCCCCGGCGAACTCACGTCGCGGACCGGAACGCGGGCCGAGGCGCTCACGGGGCCCAGACTCCCCCGTGGCAGTCCGCGGCCCCGGGCCGGCCGGCGCCCACGACCCGCGCCAGGGTCGGGAGGCCGCCTCTCCGGACGCGACGCCGGGCACCGCGTGCCGCGCACCGCACCCCGCACCGGTCCGTGTCCCACCGGCGGCCGCGACGAGTGTGGTCAGGGACACGCACACCTGTATACATAGGATGTATACACCAAAGGTATAGTCGCCGCATGCCTCTGCTGACCAGGAAGATGAAAAGACCGCGCCCCGGGTTCCGTCCGGCGGCCGCCCTCGTGGCGGCCGCCGCGCTCGCACTGCCGCTGACCGGGTGCACCACCGTCCACACCACCGCCCCGGCGGCCGCCCGCGCACAGACCGCGTCCGGCACCGCGGCGGCCGCCGCACGGTTCGGGACCGTGGACTGCCGCGAGGCCAAGTGCATCGCGCTGACCTTCGACGCCGGACCGAGCGAGCACTCGGCGAAGCTGCTGGACATCCTGAAGGAGAAGAAGGTCCCGGCCACCTTCTTCCTGCTCGGCAGACGGCACATCGAGAAGTACCCGGAGCTGGTCCGACGGATGGCCGCCGAGGGCCACGAGGTCGCCAGCCACACCTGGGACCACAAGATCCTGACGCGGATCGAGCCCGACGAGATACGCGCGGAGCTGCGCCGCCCGAACGACGCGATAGAGAAGCTCACCGGACACCGGCCCACCCTCATGCGGCCGCCGCAGGGGCGGACCGACGACACCGTGCAGAAGATCTGCAAGGAGATGGGTCTCTCGGAGGTGCTGTGGAGCGTCACCGCCAAGGACTACAAGACGTACGACCCCGAGGTGATCAAGGAGCGCGTCCTGAAGCAGTCCGGCCGGGACGGGATCATCCTGCTGCACGACCTCTACCCGGGTACCGTGCCCGCGGTCCCCGGGATCATCGACGCGCTCAAGGAGCGCGGCTACGTGTTCGTGACCGTGCCCCAGCTGCTGGCGCCCGGGAAGCCGAAGCCGGGGACGGTCTACCGCCCCTGACGCGGCCCGGGTCCGGCCCGTACCGGACCGCGCGGCCGCTCAGAAGACGACGGTCCAGCCCTCCCGCCCGGCCTGCTCCGCCGTGTAGGAGACGCCGTCGGCCTTGAGGCCGTGCGCGTCGAGCAGGGTGATCCGTCCGCCCTGATTGCCCAGCAGGACCCCGTCCGTGAGCGGGACCACCAGACAGGCGCCCGGGGCGAGCGGGCCGGGCGGCACCGCGCAGCCGTGCCCGAGCCGGTCGGCGACGCGCCAGCCGGTGAGGTCGAGGGGATCGGCCGAGGCGTTGAGGAGCGTGACGGTCTCGGACTCGGGGGCCGGACCGCGCGGGTTGGCCAGCGCCGCCAGGATGCGCACCGGCGGCGCTT
This region includes:
- a CDS encoding polyketide synthase, whose amino-acid sequence is MTDTRAEPVAIVGMAVLFPGAPDLDTYWHNLVSGVDAITEVPPGRWDTDEYYAPGAEPRADRVYCRRGGFVDELAELDVTEFGIMPAAVPATEPDQLIALRVAAQALADAGGADRLPADRHRVGVVLGRGGYLTPGLVRLDQRVRTASQLVRTLGELLPGLTGDELEAVREAFTDRLGPEAPASSIGLVPNLAASRLAGRLDLRGPAYTVDAACASSLIAVDHAVRELGGGRCDVMLAGGVHHCHDITFWSVFSQLGALSPSERIRPFHKDADGVLIGEGTGVVVLKRLSDAERAGDRVYAVITGTGVASDGRTSSLMAPDSGGQVRAVRQAWQAAGLDPAAPGSIGLLEAHGTATPAGDGTELATLAEVFGPPPDERAAPGPTGEAPAAGPSAVIGSVKSMIGHTMPAAGIAGLIKAALAVHHGVLPPTLHCDAPHPALARTRFAPIGAARPWRTDDRQPVRRAAVNAFGFGGINAHVVLEQAAVRGTGPALEVHEPERVLRLTAPTPAAMAALLDRSDSALLALGLDERAAAPGADPVRLAVVGPTAKRLALARKAVAKGKGWRGRNDVWFAPRPLLGPGGGRLAFVFPGLEAEFVPNSGDIAAHFGLPWSAAVTDATVGHVGRQGTGVFELGRLLDAALRRLGVVPDALAGHSLGEWTAMAVAGIHPPDEVDAFLDGFDPDALTVPGLAFAAIGAPAGQVLAELAGRTDVVLSHDNAPNQSMICGPEPAVAALVGVFRSRAVVSQILPFRSGFHTPMLEPYLDPIRKASEAYTLRPAALPLWSATTVAPYPDEPAAIRELFVRHLLEPVRFRPLVDTMYAAGFRAFVQLGAGQLGSLIADTLHGRDHLVVPAHSPHRSGLSQLHRVVSALWAEGATPDLAPLLGGPPEAVPAPARTGRRPARPVRLDLGGANVSLDAATRDRVAAALARHHTPAATPAELGALNEHGVLGAELSALLRDATALASEVVTAGRVARYPSASAARDAGVPAPRTPAPPPGPRPLEATLHVSVESMPYLLDHCFFRQPAHADPADRWPVVPGTTVIAHLMEYAERAAPGRRAVAVHDVRLHQWITAVPPVDIPVRVVPEGPDRVAASLGPYAQARVELAPEHGLFPPARPWTFPAAEEERPELTAAELYTRRWMFHGPLFQGLAELTAVGDRHVRGVLVTPPAPGALLDNVGQLLGYWIMSRLPVRTTVFPVGMREIRFHGPHPAAGERLECLVRITSVTDSGLEADMQLVHRGRVWAEFSGWQDRRFDSNPWIRAVDREPERYTLSRMRPGGWALLHEEWPDLATRELIMRNILAGEERRQYGAHPPRGRRQWLLGRIAVKDAVRHLLWDRGAGPLYPAEIRVSNEPSGRPRVNGGYGRTLPALHVSIAHRGTTAVAMARTDGPCGIDIEEVTDRPAATLAVALGARERALLGTLVRRTAAGAGREHDAGGGCGGGHGPDTRHEDGPGAGHGSVAGQESGTGSASGAERLWFTRFWAAKEAVAKARGTGLGGEPQRFEVTAADDTRLTVRVAGEDHRVRHCALTAPQPSTGPGTEYVVAWTAVNDQESEDDH
- a CDS encoding alpha/beta fold hydrolase, with protein sequence MTTLRVNGIDVHVQRLGHDPRVPRPVVVLIHGLLIDSLASYYFSLAPRLAEEGMDVVMYDLRGHGRTTRPATGYRMEDFVRDLDELLDALGVDVPVRLVGNSFGGAVAYAMAAAHPGRVAGVVAIEAEPPARAWADNMYEGLVGEQGGQVVREVTEWLRENPGERNARPFRAAGRVLDETALAREIPLSALLDEDLSAIRCPVLAVFGGASRLSAQTGTLEAALADCRTVVLPDRGHSVLVEATEETYVLVRDWLLDQQAHTLREAR
- a CDS encoding glycosyltransferase gives rise to the protein MGRFLFVVPPLVGHVNPAVGTAAALTARGHEVAWAGHPDLVRKLAGADAVVHPCALPGDVPPRPAGLKGPAAFRFLWESFLVPLADAMAPGVRAAIGGFDPDVVVCDQQAVAGALVAESLGRTWVTSATTSAELVDPLAAMPKVAAWLDGLLADLRDRVGGVEGRADPRFSPYGVLAYTTRALLGPVGLPDGVRLVGPSVTARPAGDDDFPWEWLDASALPTVLVSLGTANNEAGARFLNAAARALAALGDRVRTVLVDPAGVVDPGAFVGSGERQGPGGHGGPSGLVGPGGLVGPRRPAGAGGGLPGHLLVRPHVPQLALLERIDAVVCHAGHNTVCEALWHGVPLVVAPIRDDQPIVAGQVVAAGAGVRLRFGRADAARIGAAVEAVLDPAGGHRKAAEAVGESFRAAGGGESAADHLVSLAHSRG
- a CDS encoding polysaccharide deacetylase family protein translates to MKRPRPGFRPAAALVAAAALALPLTGCTTVHTTAPAAARAQTASGTAAAAARFGTVDCREAKCIALTFDAGPSEHSAKLLDILKEKKVPATFFLLGRRHIEKYPELVRRMAAEGHEVASHTWDHKILTRIEPDEIRAELRRPNDAIEKLTGHRPTLMRPPQGRTDDTVQKICKEMGLSEVLWSVTAKDYKTYDPEVIKERVLKQSGRDGIILLHDLYPGTVPAVPGIIDALKERGYVFVTVPQLLAPGKPKPGTVYRP
- a CDS encoding acyl carrier protein, which gives rise to MTTDLEGPGTDPRSAPAPAPDAATVLADLSAILRVVLEEYGLDDFEITMETSFHDDLELESIDLVTLSAQLREFYGERVNFAAFIADRGLEEIIGLTVGDLVGHVVDTLAVAEVR